The window CGAGGCGGCATCTCCGCGGGCGTCTTCCAGGAGGTCGGTGAGCGGACCTTTGCCCTGACGCCCATGGGCGAAGGGCTCCGCTCGGATATCCCCGGCTCGCTGCGGGACGTGGCCATCGCGCAGAGTGACCGCGCCCACTGGCTGCCCTGGGGCCAGCTCATCGAGGCCGTCCGCACCGGGAAGTCCACCGTCCGCGAGGCCCTGGGGACAGACATCTGGGAGCACTTCGCCAAGCACCCCGAAGAGGCGACGCACTTCGCCCGGGCCATGGGCAACCTGTCGGCCCTGGTGGCCCATGAGCTGACGCAACAGGTCGACTTCTCCCCCTTCGCCCATGTGGCGGACATCGGCGGCAGCCAGGGCGCGCTGCTAGCGCGGGTGCTGCGCGCCAACCCCTCCTGCCGGGGCATTCTTTTCGACCTGCCGCACGTGCTCGAAGGCGCGAAGGCCCCAATGGAAGCCCAGGGCCTCCATGGACGGGTGGAGCTGGTGGGCGGCAGCTTCTTCGAGCCGGGCCTCCCCTCCGCCGAGGCCTACCTCCTCAAACACATCCTTCACGACTGGGACGAGGAGTCCGCCACCGCCATCCTGCGGAACATCCATGCCGCGGCGCCCGCGGGAGCCCGGCTCTTCGTGATGGAGCTGGTGATGCCCGACAACCAGACGCCCTCTCCCGTGCCCCTGATGGACCTCAACATGATGGTGCTGGCGGACGGACGGGAGCGCACGGCCAACGAATTCCAGACACTGCTGACCCGGACCTCCTGGGAGTTGGTGGGCATCCGCCCCACCCAGGCCGGCACGTGCATCATCGAAGCCGTGAAGCGCTGAGCTACGGCGCGACCTGTTCGCGGAGGAGGAAGAGCTCCGCGAGCAGGTTGTCCACCGGAGCGAAGTCATCCGTGAGCAGCAACGCGGGGCCCGCGGCCAGATAGGCGTCAATCTCCGCGCGAGGCACCCGGCCTGTGCGCGGCTGCTCGATGCCCACGCCGCGCAGCAGCTCCGGGAGACGCTCCAGTTCCATGGGCCGTGCCGAGCCCGCGACGATGTAGACACCCTGCCCCTTGGAGCCACTGCGGGCGTCGTGGAGCAGCTCCACGTGGGGGAAGACCTCCTGCATCGTCCGGAGGGCCGAGCGCAGGAAGGAGCCCCGGGGAATCTCGTCGATGACGGTCAGCAGGTAGAGGCCGTCCGGCTTGAGCAGCGAGCGCACCAGCATGTCGTACTCGCGCGTCATCAGGTGGTAGGGCACCGACAGGTCGTTCACCGCGTCCTGGACAATCAAGTCGTACGCGCCGCGCTCCGCCATCTCCTGGAGGTACTGCCGCCCATCCAGGCTGAAGGAGGCGATGCGCGTGTCCGGCTTCACACCGAAGCGCTCCAGCGCGATGCGCGTCACGGCCGGGTCTATCTCCACCACCTCCATCCGGACCTGCGGGACGTAGGTCTCCACCCAGCGCGGCACCACGTAGCCGCCGCCGCCAATCACGAGTACCCGGGGCTCCGCGGTGCGCGCGGCCACGTGGCGCACCACCTCCGAGTGGATGTACCCGTGCGGGTAGCCCAGGTACGACGGGTCCTCCAGGTCCACCATGGTGTGCGTCAGGTGGTCCAGTTGCATGGCCAGCAGCCGCCGACCGTCATGCTCCACCTGGTTGACCTTGATGCAGAAGTAGTCCGTCTCCTCCGTGCACGGCGACGCGAACAGCCCCAGCGCGCCGAACATGCCCGCCAGCGCGAGCGTGCCCGCGGTGGCGCCGACGAAGAGGGGCCGCCGCCACACCTGCCCCACG is drawn from Myxococcus xanthus and contains these coding sequences:
- a CDS encoding methyltransferase; protein product: MDKTPGGTPFPTQLLYERIGGYWLTQVIGTAARLGIADLLSKGPRSSDALADELGISADGLYRLLRGGISAGVFQEVGERTFALTPMGEGLRSDIPGSLRDVAIAQSDRAHWLPWGQLIEAVRTGKSTVREALGTDIWEHFAKHPEEATHFARAMGNLSALVAHELTQQVDFSPFAHVADIGGSQGALLARVLRANPSCRGILFDLPHVLEGAKAPMEAQGLHGRVELVGGSFFEPGLPSAEAYLLKHILHDWDEESATAILRNIHAAAPAGARLFVMELVMPDNQTPSPVPLMDLNMMVLADGRERTANEFQTLLTRTSWELVGIRPTQAGTCIIEAVKR